DNA from Gammaproteobacteria bacterium:
AAGGCGGGTGTTGAGTCGGTTCGTACGGTTGTTAATAGCTGTGTCGATAGTGGTGTTGAAGTGTTGACACTGTTTGCTTTCAGCAGCGAAAACTGGCGTCGGCCTGAAGAGGAGGTGGGGGCCTTAATGTCTCTTTTTGCCACCGTGCTTGAACGAGAGGTTAAGAAGCTTCATAAGAGTAATGTCTCCCTGCGCATCATCGGCGAACTCAATGCATTTACGCCTAAGATGCAGAAGCTGATTGAAAAGGCGGAGAGCCTTACCGCCAACAATACCGGATTGATACTTGTTATAGCCGCTAATTACGGCGGCCGCTGGGATATTGCCCAAGCGACGATGAAGCTGGCATACCAGGTGGAGCGGGGTGAGCTGGGTGCCGCTGATATCAATCCTGAAAGGGTGGCGGAAATGCTCTCACTTGCTGACCTTCCTGAACCCGACCTCTTTATTCGTACCGGCGGTGAAAAACGCATTAGTAACTTTTTGTTGTGGCAACTGGCTTATACCGAACTCTATTTTACCGATACGCTGTGGCCAGACTTTAAAGAAGAGGCTTTTAACGAGGCGCTACTCTCTTTTGCACAACGCCAGCGCCGCTTTGGTAAAACGGGTGATCAAATAGAGCAGGAAAAAAAATAGTGTTGAAGCAGCGCGTGATCACGGCTGTGATATTAGTTCCCCTTTTTGTCTGGGCAATTTTCTACCTGCCCAATCCCTATTTCGCTATTTTATTTGGCCTGATTGCCACTATTGGCGCTACTGAGTGGTGCCGGTTGGCGGGGATTCCTGCTGGTTTTGCAAGTGGCAGTTTCAGTGCCGTTGTCGTGGTGTTGATGGGGCTTATGTGGGTGATTTCCACAGATAATGTCGCACTGTTAATGCTGCTGTTTGGTGGCGTTGTTGCCTGGTGGCTGCTGGTGTTGGCTATGGTGCTTAACTACCCGAATGGCAGCTTACTGAAAAGTAGCTTCTTTAAGGTGTTTGCCGGCCTGCTGTTGTTGCCACCTTGCTGGTTCGCATTGGTTATTTTGCATGACCGCCTTAACGATGGCCCTGCCTATGTGCTCTTTTTACTCAGCCTTATCTGGGTGGCTGATAGTGCGGCCTATTTCGTTGGTCGTCAATGGGGCCAAAAAAAGATGGCACCGAATGTCAGCCCGGGGAAGACCATGGCGGGGTTGTGGGGTGCCATTGGGGGCGGGGCACTCTGGTCAATAGTGGGCATCGTCTGGCTACAACCCACTCAGAGTATCGGTTTTATTGGGTTGTGTATGGTGACGGTGCTGTTTTCAATTCTTGGGGATCTGGCTGAAAGTATGTTTAAGCGAAATGCTGGCGTTAAGGATAGTGGTCGTCTGTTACCCGGGCATGGTGGCGTGTTAGATCGTATCGATAGCATCACGGCGGCTGCGCCGGTCTTTGTGCTGGGTTTGTTGCTGCTGGAGTGCGGTCTATGATTGGTGTCTGTCTGCTCGGGGCGACCGGTTCCATTGGTGATAGCACGCTGGATGTCATTGCACGCCACGCTGATAACTATCGAATTATTGCACTAACAGCGAACGCTCAGGTGCCTAAAATGGTCAAACTGTGCCAGCAGTTTGAGCCTGACTATGCGGTGATGGCATCGGAACCGGCGGCGGAAATACTTCAACAGCAACTGAAGTCGCTCTCTTTGTCCACGCAAGTGCTCTCGGGAACTGCAGGGCTTGAGCATGTCGCTGCGCTGCCAAGTGTTGATTATGTGATGGCGGCGATTGTGGGTGCAGCGGGTCTGTTGCCAACATTAGCCGCTGCTCGTGCGGGAAAGCGTATTCTCTTGGCCAATAAAGAGGCGCTGGTGATGTCGGGCCGGCTCTTTATGGATGAGATCCAACGCAGCGGTGCTGAATTGCTGCCGATTGATAGTGAGCACAATGCGATTTTCCAGAGTATGCCGGTGGACTTCTCCCGTGGTCTTGCGGCATCGGGGGTACGCCGAATTCTGCTGACAGCATCGGGCGGCCCTTTTCGAACCAAAAGTCTTGATCAGTTGCAGCATGTGACACCTGAGCAGGCGATTGCTCACCCCAACTGGGTGATGGGACGTAAAATTTCGGTGGACTCGGCATCGATGATGAATAAGGGGCTCGAGTTGATTGAGGCATGCTGGTTGTTTGATGCCAAACCAAGTCAGGTGCAGATCGTAGTGCACCCTGAGAGTATGATTCACTCGATGGTGGAGTATGTGGATGGCTCGGTTATCTCGCAAATGGGTAATCCCGATATGCGCATTCCAATTGCACATGCGATGGCGTGGCCAAAGCGGATGGCATCGGGTGATAAAGGAATGAATATTTTTGAGGTGGCACAGCTCAACTTTGAAAAAGCGGATGAACAGCGCTTCCCCTGCTTGCGTCTTGCCCGTGAGGCGATTGAGGCGGGGGGTACTTTGCCAACGGTTCTTAATGCCGCCAATGAAGTTGCGGTTGAGGCCTTTTTAGAGAGTGGCCTGCCATTCTTAGCGATTCCGCAAGTGATTGAAAAAACGCTTGAAGAGAGTACCCATAAAAAAGCACGCTCGTTGGAGGTTATCTTTGATGAAGATAGAGAGGCCAGAGTATTGGCCACGCAGTTTGTTCGTCAGTTAGGTTGAATAAATAATGGTAGAAAACTTACTGATTGCGATACCCGCTTTTATTGTTGCTCTCGGGCTGCTGATTGTTATTCACGAGTTTGGCCACTACTGGGTTGCACGTAAGGTGGGTGTCAAAGTGCTGCGCTTTTCAGTGGGTTTTGGTAAGCCTATCTGGCGTTATCAGCGCAGTGAAGATGATACCGAGTTTGTGGTGTCAGCGATCCCTCTCGGCGGTTACGTGAGCATGCTGGATGAACGTGTGGCTGAGGTGCCGGCGTCGCAACGTGGTCAGGCGTTTAACCAGCAAAAAATTCACCACCGTGTTGCTATTGTGGCAGCAGGGCCACTGTTTAATTTTATGTTTGCCATTCTGGCCTACTGGATGATGTTTGTGGTAGGGCTGCCAGGGTTAAAGCCGGTCGTGGGTGATGTGGCGGCTAACTCGATCGCGGCCACGGTTGATATTCGTGTGGGTGATCAAATTGTTGCGATAAATGGAGAGCCCACCGCAACTTGGGGCGCCGCCAGTCTTGGGGTATTGGCCAGCAACCTTGATCAGCAAACACTGCGAATGACACTGCTCGATGAGTGGCAACAGAGCCGCGAAGTTGAGTTGACCCTGCCGGAGGTAGGTGAAGAGTTTGGTAAGCAGGGTGGTTTGCAGCAACTTGGCTTAACGCCGCTTCGCCCCCAAATTGAGGCGGTGATTGGCAGGGTGCTGGATAACAGCCCAGCCGCTGCAGCGGGTCTGATGATCAATGATAAGCTGCTCGCTGCGGATGGCCAGCCGATGGAAGATTGGATGAGCTGGGTAAGCTATGTGCGAGACCGTCCGGGGCAGATGATTTCGCTGCGGGTGTTGCGTGATGGTCAGGAGCAGTGGCTAACCATCACGCCGGAGCGGGTAGAAGAGAATGGCGTTGCCGTCGGCAAAATTGGTGCCGGGGTGAGCATGCTCAAACGTACTATCCCGGATGAGTTGCTAGCGGTGCAAAAATATGGGCCGCTAGAGGCTATTTCAGCTTCTTTCGAAAAAACCTGGGATATGAGCCTGATGAGCCTGCAGGTGATGGGTAAAATGTTGACAGGTCAGGTTTCGCTGAGTAATTTGAGTGGCCCAATCACCATTGCCCAGTATGCCGGTTATTCGGCGCAGGGTGGCCTACCCACTTTTCTGGCTTTTTTGGCCGTCATCAGTCTGAGCCTTGGGGTGCTGAATCTGTTGCCTATCCCAATGCTGGATGGCGGGCACTTGCTCTACTACCTGATTGAAT
Protein-coding regions in this window:
- a CDS encoding isoprenyl transferase → MSESKIKLLTAASTPRHVAVIMDGNGRWAKARRRPRFMGHKAGVESVRTVVNSCVDSGVEVLTLFAFSSENWRRPEEEVGALMSLFATVLEREVKKLHKSNVSLRIIGELNAFTPKMQKLIEKAESLTANNTGLILVIAANYGGRWDIAQATMKLAYQVERGELGAADINPERVAEMLSLADLPEPDLFIRTGGEKRISNFLLWQLAYTELYFTDTLWPDFKEEAFNEALLSFAQRQRRFGKTGDQIEQEKK
- the ispC gene encoding 1-deoxy-D-xylulose-5-phosphate reductoisomerase, producing MIGVCLLGATGSIGDSTLDVIARHADNYRIIALTANAQVPKMVKLCQQFEPDYAVMASEPAAEILQQQLKSLSLSTQVLSGTAGLEHVAALPSVDYVMAAIVGAAGLLPTLAAARAGKRILLANKEALVMSGRLFMDEIQRSGAELLPIDSEHNAIFQSMPVDFSRGLAASGVRRILLTASGGPFRTKSLDQLQHVTPEQAIAHPNWVMGRKISVDSASMMNKGLELIEACWLFDAKPSQVQIVVHPESMIHSMVEYVDGSVISQMGNPDMRIPIAHAMAWPKRMASGDKGMNIFEVAQLNFEKADEQRFPCLRLAREAIEAGGTLPTVLNAANEVAVEAFLESGLPFLAIPQVIEKTLEESTHKKARSLEVIFDEDREARVLATQFVRQLG
- the rseP gene encoding RIP metalloprotease RseP codes for the protein MVENLLIAIPAFIVALGLLIVIHEFGHYWVARKVGVKVLRFSVGFGKPIWRYQRSEDDTEFVVSAIPLGGYVSMLDERVAEVPASQRGQAFNQQKIHHRVAIVAAGPLFNFMFAILAYWMMFVVGLPGLKPVVGDVAANSIAATVDIRVGDQIVAINGEPTATWGAASLGVLASNLDQQTLRMTLLDEWQQSREVELTLPEVGEEFGKQGGLQQLGLTPLRPQIEAVIGRVLDNSPAAAAGLMINDKLLAADGQPMEDWMSWVSYVRDRPGQMISLRVLRDGQEQWLTITPERVEENGVAVGKIGAGVSMLKRTIPDELLAVQKYGPLEAISASFEKTWDMSLMSLQVMGKMLTGQVSLSNLSGPITIAQYAGYSAQGGLPTFLAFLAVISLSLGVLNLLPIPMLDGGHLLYYLIEYVKGSPLSDESQAVGMRIGMFCILMLMSVALYNDLIRIFG
- a CDS encoding phosphatidate cytidylyltransferase — translated: MLKQRVITAVILVPLFVWAIFYLPNPYFAILFGLIATIGATEWCRLAGIPAGFASGSFSAVVVVLMGLMWVISTDNVALLMLLFGGVVAWWLLVLAMVLNYPNGSLLKSSFFKVFAGLLLLPPCWFALVILHDRLNDGPAYVLFLLSLIWVADSAAYFVGRQWGQKKMAPNVSPGKTMAGLWGAIGGGALWSIVGIVWLQPTQSIGFIGLCMVTVLFSILGDLAESMFKRNAGVKDSGRLLPGHGGVLDRIDSITAAAPVFVLGLLLLECGL